The proteins below come from a single Bacteroidota bacterium genomic window:
- a CDS encoding dihydrofolate reductase → MTNKPISIIAAVAENGAIGKDNKLLCYLPEDLKRFRQITIGHTVLMGKNTYLSLPFRPLKDRRNIIISDVPGELIPRCLIAWSIEEAIEKCDSDNENFVIGGASIYRQMMPLASKLYITRIYKCFDADTFFPEIDMKLWKLTEESPLETDDASGLRYAFLTYERI, encoded by the coding sequence ATGACAAACAAACCCATTTCAATCATTGCTGCAGTTGCCGAGAATGGTGCCATAGGCAAAGACAATAAATTGTTGTGTTACCTTCCGGAAGACCTTAAACGTTTTCGCCAGATTACCATCGGGCATACCGTACTGATGGGGAAGAATACCTACTTGTCATTACCATTCCGCCCGCTCAAAGACAGACGCAATATTATTATCAGCGATGTTCCGGGAGAGCTTATACCGCGTTGTCTGATTGCATGGAGCATTGAAGAAGCAATTGAAAAATGCGATTCAGATAATGAAAATTTTGTGATTGGCGGTGCAAGTATTTACCGGCAGATGATGCCATTGGCAAGCAAACTCTATATTACACGAATTTACAAATGCTTTGATGCTGATACTTTCTTTCCTGAAATTGACATGAAACTTTGGAAACTAACAGAGGAATCACCTCTTGAAACTGACGATGCCAGCGGTTTGCGTTACGCTTTTCTCACTTACGAACGTATTTGA
- a CDS encoding asparagine synthetase B: MDKSQKDHLKAYGIAYWVVTHEIEVSWLLNYRGGSFMMKYNKLFEDECNVRGVSYEVIADAQSTAILMEIADPQVNMDEVKLVKAPKIAVYSPKNKLPWDDAVTLVLKYAEIPYDVIYDEEVLAGDLPKYDWLHMHHEDFTGQYGKFWAQFRNVEWYQTDVKLSEESAHKLGYAKVSQLKLAVVKKIRDFVAGGGYLFAMCSAPDSFDIALAADGVDICDVMFDGDPMDPNAQAKLNYDNCFAFTGFTICKNPYEYEISNIDVTHVRNIPQNQDMFTLFEFSAKWDQVPTMLCQDHEQIIKGFMGQSTAFNKQLVKPNVLILGENKSAGEVRYIHGDYGKGTWTFLGGHDPEDYQHFVYDPPTELKLHPNSPGYRLILNNVLFPAAKKKKQKT, from the coding sequence ATGGATAAATCGCAGAAAGACCATCTGAAAGCCTATGGAATTGCATACTGGGTGGTTACTCACGAAATAGAGGTGAGCTGGCTGCTTAACTACAGGGGCGGCAGTTTTATGATGAAATACAACAAGCTTTTTGAAGATGAATGCAATGTTCGTGGTGTTTCGTACGAAGTTATTGCCGATGCACAATCAACAGCTATTTTAATGGAGATTGCTGATCCGCAGGTAAACATGGATGAGGTTAAACTTGTGAAAGCCCCTAAAATTGCTGTGTATTCACCGAAAAACAAATTACCGTGGGACGATGCTGTTACGCTCGTTTTAAAGTACGCAGAAATTCCGTATGATGTTATTTATGATGAAGAAGTACTTGCCGGTGACCTGCCTAAATACGACTGGCTTCACATGCACCATGAGGATTTTACCGGCCAGTATGGAAAATTCTGGGCGCAGTTCCGGAATGTTGAATGGTATCAAACGGATGTAAAACTTTCGGAAGAAAGTGCTCACAAATTAGGCTATGCCAAAGTTTCGCAGCTTAAGTTGGCCGTGGTAAAAAAAATCCGCGATTTTGTTGCAGGCGGCGGCTACCTGTTTGCCATGTGTTCTGCTCCCGACAGCTTTGATATTGCCTTAGCTGCCGATGGTGTTGATATTTGTGATGTGATGTTTGACGGAGACCCTATGGATCCTAACGCTCAAGCCAAACTGAATTACGACAACTGCTTTGCGTTTACCGGATTTACAATTTGTAAAAATCCTTATGAATACGAGATCTCAAATATAGATGTAACACACGTTCGAAACATTCCACAAAATCAGGACATGTTCACGCTGTTCGAGTTTTCGGCAAAATGGGATCAGGTACCTACGATGCTTTGTCAGGATCATGAACAGATTATTAAGGGGTTTATGGGGCAGAGCACGGCGTTCAACAAGCAGTTGGTGAAGCCGAATGTATTGATATTAGGTGAAAATAAGTCAGCCGGTGAAGTGCGCTATATTCATGGCGATTACGGCAAAGGTACCTGGACTTTTCTGGGTGGTCACGACCCGGAAGACTATCAGCATTTCGTGTATGACCCGCCAACAGAGCTTAAGCTGCATCCTAACTCGCCGGGCTACAGGCTTATTCTGAATAATGTGTTATTTCCGGCGGCGAAAAAGAAGAAGCAGAAAACCTGA
- a CDS encoding MBOAT family protein codes for MVFSSNIFLLYFLPAVLALYFLADRKYKNYVALAASVFFYAWGAPLFIFVIFGSIICDFLFARYIHKSEGKKKRLLMISAIALNIGVLIYFKYANFFVGNFNELLGTLGMRHVAWTKVALPIGISFFTFHEMSYIIDVYRGVKPPMKNIWNYALYILYFPQLIAGPIIRFNEISDQIEERTYQYTIDNKLLGLFRFIIGLAKKVLIANVLGASVDSIFALNGGDLTTPLAWIGIVAYAFQIYFDFSGYSDMAIGIARMMGFIFPENFNNPYISQNITEFWRRWHMSLSRWMRDYLYISLGGNKVSIPRMYVNLSIVFLISGFWHGAAWNFLLWGGYHGALLIADRLFLIKVLKKLGRIPSIAITFFLTLIGWVLFRAENMKHIGLYLKKMFCFDMHATRITFKPDFWTIMVVAAVFSFLCAFKFGERIQAGVFEKNYNIKGLLLMTLLGTFLLLFSIGSITSSGFNPFIYFRF; via the coding sequence ATGGTATTCAGCAGTAACATATTTTTATTATACTTTTTGCCGGCAGTTCTCGCACTTTATTTTCTTGCCGACAGAAAATATAAAAATTATGTAGCCCTTGCTGCCAGCGTGTTCTTTTATGCCTGGGGCGCACCCCTATTCATCTTTGTAATCTTCGGCTCTATTATTTGTGATTTTCTTTTTGCCCGCTATATTCACAAAAGTGAGGGAAAGAAAAAACGCTTGTTGATGATTTCTGCGATTGCGCTAAATATTGGCGTTCTTATCTATTTCAAATACGCTAATTTTTTTGTAGGCAATTTCAATGAACTGCTTGGAACGCTAGGAATGAGGCATGTTGCGTGGACTAAGGTCGCACTTCCTATAGGAATATCATTCTTCACTTTTCATGAAATGAGTTACATTATTGATGTATATCGTGGTGTAAAACCGCCCATGAAAAATATCTGGAATTACGCACTGTATATTTTATATTTCCCACAACTCATTGCCGGCCCCATCATCCGCTTCAACGAAATATCTGACCAGATTGAAGAACGAACATACCAATACACCATCGACAATAAACTGCTTGGGTTATTCCGTTTCATTATTGGATTGGCTAAAAAAGTACTTATCGCGAATGTACTCGGTGCTTCGGTAGACAGCATCTTTGCGCTGAACGGTGGCGACCTTACTACGCCCCTTGCATGGATCGGAATTGTTGCATACGCATTCCAGATTTATTTCGATTTCTCGGGTTATTCAGATATGGCAATCGGCATTGCACGCATGATGGGTTTCATCTTTCCTGAGAACTTCAACAACCCGTACATTTCACAGAATATTACAGAATTCTGGCGGCGTTGGCATATGTCGCTAAGCCGCTGGATGCGCGACTATCTCTACATTTCATTAGGTGGGAACAAAGTTTCGATACCCCGTATGTACGTTAATTTGAGTATCGTTTTTTTGATTTCAGGTTTCTGGCATGGTGCTGCATGGAACTTTTTGTTGTGGGGCGGATACCACGGAGCATTGCTTATTGCCGATAGACTGTTCCTGATTAAAGTGCTGAAAAAACTTGGCAGAATTCCATCCATCGCCATCACATTTTTTCTTACGCTCATTGGTTGGGTTCTGTTCCGTGCTGAAAATATGAAACACATCGGGCTATACCTGAAAAAAATGTTCTGCTTCGACATGCATGCAACCCGGATAACTTTCAAACCTGATTTCTGGACCATCATGGTTGTTGCTGCAGTGTTCTCATTTTTGTGTGCATTCAAATTCGGCGAGCGCATACAAGCAGGTGTTTTTGAAAAGAATTACAATATAAAAGGATTGCTGCTCATGACTCTTTTAGGCACATTCCTGCTGTTATTCAGTATTGGATCCATTACATCATCCGGGTTTAACCCGTTCATTTATTTTAGGTTCTGA
- the dnaB gene encoding replicative DNA helicase → MENMNEDSRDGVRKKYRKQSITQVLIEQGKVPPQATELEEAVLGALMLEKDALTSVIDSLKPEVFYKETHRIIFHAIHNLFKRSEPVDILTVTNELRTLGDLDLVGGPYFITQLTNRIASSANVEYHVKIITQKFIQRELIRISNEIIRDAYEDTTDVFDLLDKAEKNLFSVSDNNLRRNYQDMQTLVSEAIKEIEASIKDGAHMRGVASGFTELDRVTSGWQKSDLVVLAARPGMGKTAFVLSMARNIAVEYKKAVAFFSLEMSAIQLVTRLISSESELPSEKLKKGNLKNYEWEQLNAKIKDLIDAPLFIDDTPALSIFELRAKSRRLMQQHGISLIIIDYLQLMSAGSDNKNGNREQEISNISRSLKALAKELNIPIIALSQLSRAVETRGGSKKPILSDLRESGAIEQDADIVMFIYRPEYYKIFEFEDGTPTNGIGEIIIAKHRNGALRDVKLRFIEQFAKFAELDALNVEIDDSIPANENFFNEQPTTRIVQSKMNSDQNKDVPF, encoded by the coding sequence ATGGAAAATATGAATGAGGATTCACGCGACGGAGTACGCAAAAAATATAGGAAACAGTCTATCACACAGGTTTTAATAGAACAGGGAAAAGTTCCGCCACAGGCTACTGAACTTGAAGAAGCCGTGCTCGGTGCCCTGATGCTTGAGAAAGATGCTCTGACAAGTGTTATCGACAGCTTAAAACCGGAAGTCTTTTATAAGGAAACTCACCGAATTATTTTTCATGCTATTCATAATCTGTTTAAACGCTCTGAACCTGTTGATATTCTTACGGTAACCAATGAACTTAGGACTTTAGGGGATTTAGATCTGGTGGGTGGTCCTTATTTTATTACGCAGCTTACAAACCGTATTGCATCATCGGCCAATGTTGAATATCACGTAAAAATTATTACTCAAAAGTTTATTCAGCGTGAGTTGATTCGTATATCTAATGAGATAATACGCGATGCTTACGAAGACACAACGGACGTATTTGACCTTCTTGATAAAGCCGAAAAAAATCTTTTTTCGGTAAGCGATAATAATCTGCGCCGCAATTATCAGGACATGCAGACACTGGTGTCTGAAGCCATAAAAGAAATTGAAGCTTCTATAAAAGATGGTGCGCATATGCGTGGCGTGGCAAGCGGCTTTACCGAGCTCGACCGCGTTACTTCGGGTTGGCAAAAATCTGATCTTGTAGTGTTGGCGGCTCGTCCGGGTATGGGTAAAACTGCTTTTGTGCTGAGCATGGCGCGTAATATTGCTGTTGAATACAAGAAAGCCGTTGCGTTCTTTTCTCTTGAAATGTCGGCCATACAGCTTGTAACACGACTGATATCAAGCGAAAGCGAGCTTCCTTCCGAAAAATTAAAAAAAGGAAATCTGAAAAATTATGAATGGGAGCAACTCAACGCCAAGATTAAAGACCTTATTGATGCTCCTTTATTTATAGATGATACGCCCGCACTTTCTATTTTCGAACTTCGCGCCAAGAGCAGAAGGCTGATGCAGCAGCACGGCATCTCACTTATTATTATTGACTATCTGCAGCTGATGTCGGCTGGAAGCGATAATAAAAATGGAAACCGTGAGCAGGAAATCAGTAATATTTCACGTTCGCTGAAAGCTCTTGCCAAAGAATTGAATATTCCTATCATCGCCCTGTCGCAGCTGAGCCGTGCTGTTGAAACCAGGGGCGGCAGCAAAAAGCCGATACTATCCGACCTTAGGGAATCGGGTGCTATAGAACAGGACGCCGATATTGTAATGTTTATCTACAGACCCGAATATTATAAAATATTTGAGTTTGAAGACGGCACACCTACAAATGGCATTGGTGAAATTATCATTGCAAAGCACCGTAACGGGGCGCTGCGCGACGTGAAACTGCGCTTCATTGAGCAGTTCGCAAAATTTGCTGAACTCGACGCGCTGAATGTGGAGATTGATGACAGTATTCCTGCGAACGAGAACTTTTTCAATGAACAGCCAACCACACGGATAGTTCAATCAAAAATGAATTCAGACCAGAACAAAGATGTTCCGTTCTGA
- a CDS encoding 3'-5' exonuclease, protein MLKSFNPENILFIDIETVPLSPSFSMLPATYQKLWEKKSALLKHVEGESPETLYERAGIYAEFGKVICVSTAWLHNGIITCRSFYGDNELTLLAAFNSFLKEFFGKREQILCAHNGKEFDFPYLSRRMLINGIELPAGLDIAGKKPWEVNLLDTMELWKFGDYKSYTSLALLTAVFNIPSPKDDIDGSDVGRVYWQEHDIDRIARYCEKDAVAVVQLFLKYQGRNIIPAESIIIA, encoded by the coding sequence ATGCTTAAATCATTTAACCCCGAAAACATCCTTTTTATCGACATCGAAACGGTGCCTCTTTCACCCTCTTTTTCGATGCTGCCTGCAACCTATCAAAAGTTGTGGGAAAAGAAATCAGCCTTGCTAAAACACGTAGAAGGAGAATCGCCCGAAACACTTTACGAACGTGCGGGAATTTATGCGGAATTCGGTAAAGTAATTTGTGTCTCCACTGCTTGGTTGCACAATGGAATCATTACGTGCCGGTCGTTTTATGGCGATAATGAATTGACACTACTTGCCGCATTTAATAGCTTCCTGAAAGAGTTCTTTGGTAAACGCGAACAGATTCTTTGCGCTCATAACGGCAAGGAGTTTGACTTTCCATATCTCTCGCGCAGGATGCTGATTAATGGTATCGAATTGCCTGCCGGCCTCGATATTGCAGGCAAAAAGCCCTGGGAAGTAAACCTGCTGGATACTATGGAACTGTGGAAGTTTGGCGATTATAAAAGTTATACTTCACTGGCACTGCTTACGGCCGTATTCAATATTCCGTCACCTAAAGACGATATCGATGGAAGCGATGTGGGACGTGTGTACTGGCAGGAGCATGATATTGACCGAATTGCGCGGTACTGCGAGAAAGATGCTGTGGCTGTTGTTCAATTATTTCTGAAATACCAGGGCCGCAACATCATTCCTGCTGAAAGTATTATAATTGCTTAA